From the Acetobacter aceti genome, one window contains:
- the rpmC gene encoding 50S ribosomal protein L29, which translates to MSKALKPADLRVKSVDELQALLLDLKREQFNLRFQQATGQNEGASRVRVVRRDIARIKTIVAQAAQKTAAAGAAANS; encoded by the coding sequence ATGAGCAAGGCACTAAAGCCGGCTGATCTGCGTGTGAAGTCCGTTGATGAGTTGCAGGCGCTTCTTCTCGATCTGAAGCGCGAGCAGTTCAATCTTCGGTTCCAGCAGGCCACCGGTCAGAATGAAGGGGCAAGCCGCGTGCGCGTTGTGCGCCGTGATATTGCCCGTATCAAGACGATCGTAGCTCAGGCTGCGCAGAAGACTGCCGCGGCTGGTGCTGCGGCCAATTCCTGA
- the rpsQ gene encoding 30S ribosomal protein S17, protein MPKRILSGRVTSDKMDKTITVLVDRRIMHPLYKKFIRRSKKYAAHDELNVCKIGDAVRIEECTPISKRKTWTVISRNGEVVGGVASGNAA, encoded by the coding sequence ATGCCTAAGCGCATTCTCAGCGGGCGTGTGACCAGCGACAAGATGGACAAGACGATTACCGTTCTTGTCGATCGTCGTATCATGCACCCGCTCTATAAGAAGTTCATTCGTCGCTCTAAGAAGTATGCGGCGCATGATGAACTTAACGTATGCAAGATTGGAGACGCGGTTCGCATCGAAGAATGCACGCCGATTTCCAAGCGCAAGACCTGGACGGTCATTTCACGCAACGGCGAAGTCGTTGGTGGTGTTGCGTCCGGGAATGCTGCGTAA
- the rplP gene encoding 50S ribosomal protein L16: MLSPKRTKFRKAHKGRIHGLAKSGTQLNFGAFGLKALEPERITARQIEASRRAITRAMKRAGRVWIRIFPDLPVSTKPAEVRMGSGKGSPEFWVARVRPGRILFEIEGVPPEVAREALALGAAKLPIKTKFVTRIGEA, encoded by the coding sequence ATGCTTTCTCCAAAGCGGACTAAATTCCGCAAGGCCCACAAGGGCCGCATTCATGGCTTGGCCAAGAGCGGCACGCAGCTGAATTTCGGCGCGTTCGGTCTCAAGGCTCTTGAGCCTGAGCGTATTACGGCGCGTCAGATCGAGGCGTCCCGTCGTGCGATCACCCGTGCGATGAAGCGTGCTGGTCGCGTGTGGATTCGTATCTTTCCGGATCTTCCGGTCTCGACAAAGCCTGCCGAAGTGCGTATGGGCTCCGGCAAGGGATCTCCGGAATTCTGGGTGGCCCGTGTTAGACCGGGTCGTATCCTGTTCGAGATCGAGGGGGTTCCACCAGAAGTGGCGCGTGAGGCGCTCGCTCTTGGTGCTGCGAAACTTCCGATCAAGACGAAGTTCGTGACCCGAATCGGAGAGGCATAA